The following proteins are encoded in a genomic region of Triticum dicoccoides isolate Atlit2015 ecotype Zavitan chromosome 1B, WEW_v2.0, whole genome shotgun sequence:
- the LOC119335991 gene encoding arogenate dehydratase/prephenate dehydratase 6, chloroplastic-like, whose amino-acid sequence MAYTSSLHLSKHLLLPKPNRARPSSSRSPSFVRAARVVDGAPHVNGHSKKAHNGKVQINGAGADGKKGAINGHGVVNGKTHVNGHDRIHLSVTTGGGGQDGTGLRVAYQGAPGAYSEFAAKTALPGCETVPCRAFADALAAVDRGLVDRAILPVESTMEGTALRNYDLLLRHDLVVAQEINLFVHYCLLAMPGVRATEVRRVISHPMALAHCGRALARLGVDREPVEDTAGAVEMLRSNMMLDTAAIASPRAADLYGLDVLAHGLQDESWNVTRFLLLSKPPSPVAVPVDADAKTSMVVAHRGGSMAVVLKVLSAFSSRNINMSKLEVINNEAGVGEPRPPVMILDTGARGAPTLRAFPHVLYVDCEGAADDPLVREAIKEIEKFAVFVRVLGCYAADTNVYDLQ is encoded by the coding sequence ATGGCCTACACCTCCTCCCTCCACCTCTCCAAGCACCTCCTCCTCCCCAAGCCCAACCGCGCCAGGCCTTCCTCCTCCAGGTCGCCGTCCTTCGTCCGGGCGGCCAGGGTCGTCGACGGCGCCCCGCACGTCAACGGGCACTCCAAGAAAGCGCACAACGGCAAGGTACAGATCAACGGCGCCGGCGCCGACGGCAAGAAAGGGGCCATCAACGGCCACGGCGTCGTTAACGGCAAGACGCACGTGAACGGCCATGACCGGATCCACCTGTCGGTGACCACGGGCGGCGGGGGCCAGGACGGGACGGGCCTCCGCGTGGCGTACCAGGGCGCGCCGGGCGCGTACAGCGAGTTCGCGGCCAAGACGGCGCTGCCCGGGTGCGAGACCGTGCCGTGCCGTGCCTTCGCGGACGCACTGGCGGCCGTGGACCGCGGCCTGGTCGACCGGGCGATCCTCCCCGTGGAGTCCACCATGGAGGGCACCGCGCTGCGGAACTACGACCTCCTGCTGCGGCACGACCTGGTGGTGGCGCAGGAGATCAACCTCTTCGTGCACTACTGCCTCCTCGCCATGCCCGGGGTGCGCGCCACCGAGGTGCGCCGGGTCATCAGCCACCCCATGGCGCTCGCGCACTGCGGCCGCGCCCTCGCGCGCCTCGGCGTTGACCGCGAGCCGGTCGAGGACACGGCCGGCGCCGTCGAGATGCTGCGCTCCAACATGATGCTCGACACGGCCGCCATCGCCAGCCCGCGCGCCGCCGACCTCTACGGCCTCGACGTCCTCGCGCACGGCCTGCAGGACGAGTCCTGGAACGTCACCCGCTTCCTGCTGCTCTCCAAGCCGCCGTCGCCGGTGGCGGTCCCCGTGGACGCGGACGCCAAGACCAGCATGGTGGTCGCGCACCGGGGCGGGTCCATGGCGGTGGTGCTCAAGGTGCTCTCCGCCTTCTCCTCCCGCAACATCAACATGTCCAAGCTGGAGGTCATCAACAACGAAGCGGGCGTCGGCGAGCCGCGGCCCCCGGTGATGATCCTGGACACGGGCGCCCGCGGTGCGCCGACGCTGCGCGCGTTCCCGCACGTCCTCTACGTCGACTGCGAGGGTGCCGCCGACGACCCGCTCGTCCGCGAGGCCATCAAGGAGATCGAGAAATTCGCCGTGTTCGTCCGAGTTCTTGGCTGCTACGCCGCGGACACCAACGTCTACGATCTGCAATGA